The genomic region GAGGACAGGAGCCGCTGCGCGGCTTCGTATCCGGAAGACTCGATGAAGTCGTCTCCCATTTCCGGGGTAAACCGGAGATTGTGGCGGCGGACTGCGGCGCGGAAGCCGCGAAGGCGATCCGTGGCGTCGATGTTGGCCGGGACGCCGCGAAGAAAACCGATGCGCTCGTGGCCCTTAGCGACAAGGTGGTCCACGGCGTCTTCCACGCCCTGATTATCGTTGACGCGGACGCATGGGATCGAGCGGCGCCCGGTGTAGTGGTTGACGGCCAGGACACGGTATCCCTGATCGCGCAGCCGCTCCACTAGCTCCAGATGCGGCTCCTCCAGCAGGATGCAGGCGATGGCGGTTCCCGGCTCCAGCACGCCCGGCGTGTCCACGACATCGTAATCGTGGCGGCTGGCGCGGTGTCCGCCGGCTTGCAGCACTTGCTGGAAACCGTCCAGAAGCTCGCCGAAGTAATACTGGTCGACCCACTTCCATTCCGGCGGAACGAGCATCGCCATGGGGTAGCGGGTGCTGGGCGCCTCCGGAAGGCGCTCCTGCTCCACAATAAAGGTGCCCTTGCCCTGAACCCGAACCAGAAGACCTTCCTCGACCAGCGCGGTGACCGCCTGGCGGATCGTCATGTTCGCCACCCCAAAGCGCTTGGCGAGCTCCTGAGCGGCGGGAAGGCAGCCGTCTTCCGACCACTTGCCTTCCGCGATCTCCCGACGGAGAACCTGCTCAACTTCGCGGTATTTCTTTGTCGGTGTTTCTGTCGGGTTCAAAGATGAGCTCCACAACTACGTTTAGAAGACTTGTATATATACTACAACACATTCGGTGAATTGTCAACTCTTCTAGAAAATATATTTTCTAGAAGAGTTGCAGCTTACGTTTGTCGATGGGAAATGCAAAAATGGGTATAGAAGACTCATCTTTGAAAGCGGCTTAGGAACGAAAATGTGCAATCGCTATACGATCGGGAAGTCCAAATCGGAGATCGCGAATCAGTTCGACGCCATGATGATTGCGGAGATCGACGCCAGTTATAATGTTGCTCCCACGCAGCAAGTCGCGATCGTCACGCAGTCGGAGAAACGCGTGCTGGAGACGGCGAAGTGGGGGCTGATCCCGTCCTGGGCCAAGGATCCCAAGATCGGGGCGAAGATGACTAATGCGCGCGCGGAGACCGTCGCGGAAAAGCCCGCCTTCCGCAGCGCGCTCGCCCGGCGCCGCTGTCTGATCCCCGCCGACGGCTTTTACGAATGGCGGGCCCAGCTCGAGGGCGAGAAAGGTAAGAAGCAGCCTTATTACTTTCACTTGATCGGCGGCGATCTCTTCGCCTTCGCCGGGCTCTGGGAAGTGTGGCGCGACCCGGCGGGCGATTGGCTCAAAAGCTGTAGCATCATTACCACGACCGCGAACGAAGTCGTGGAGCCGATCCACGACCGCATGCCGGTCATTCTGCGCCCCGAGGATATCGACCGCTGGCTCAGTCCTGAGCCGTACGAAACGCAGGATCTGCTTTCGATGCTTACGCCTTATCCGGCGGAAGCCATGGAGGCGTATCCCGTGGGAACGGCGGTAAACTCGCCCGCGTACAATACCGCGGAGGCCGTCCTGCGATGGAATAGCGCTTAGCGCGCTCGAAACTTTAAGTACGCCTGCGCAAAAATCGAGCAGGAATTTGGCGTCGTGTTAGGGAATAATTGTTATTCAGCAATCCTCTCAGCGTCCCGCGCCCCTTTTTACATTGCGGCCGGGGATGCGTTTACCAAATCTTATTCAACATTTTCGACGAAGAATTGATAATTGTGAAACTCCCGTTGCCGCGGAATGTCGAATGCAATGTGGCAAGTCGATCGCGCACGGACCGCCGTCAGCGCCGCCTTCGCGGCCGCAAGAAATGAGTACCTAAAATGAATAAAGAATGCCTGGAGACGGCCCTGACCGTCGCCTTCGCCATTGCCTCCGGAAATCGCTCCTCCATCAGCGGCTGCCAGTACGCCGCCCTCGGCGTTTCCTCGTGGGCGTCCACGGATAAGATCCGCGAGCGCGCGTCCTGCATCATCCTGCAAGCCTTCGCCGATCAAGAAGAGCGCCTGCGCCGCCTGGAAAGCCGCCTCGGTCTCAATGATGAGAAGTCCGCCGGCGCCGCCGACGCCCAGCATTTGGTGTCGGCCGTATGAGCGAGCGAGTGATCCAAGATCCTGTATTCGGGACCATTGTCGGCGACGACGGGATTTGGGAGGCTCGCGAACCAGTTGAGTTTCTCGGACGACTAATTCTTCTTTTGATCGACGCCGACGAGAAAGCGGGACCAACCGAACACCAGCGCCAGCGCTTCCGTGAGTTTCTCGAAAAGCGTGACACTCTCAAGCCCGGCCTCGAAGCCGCGATCTTCCAGTACTACCAGGACGAAAACGAAATGTACCGCACGTTCCTCGCCCAAGACGAGATCGGCGAATACCTCCCGACTCTCACCACCCCCGAACAGATCTGGGATCTGACCGCGCCCGTCGCCATTCACATCCCCAGGCAATCGCCCGAGGATCAGGAAGACATGGATTGCGACCTCGCCATCGAGTGGTCAACCTCCTGGGATGTCGAGCATGGCTTGAAGACTTGTTACCGTAATTGGGAGATCGTGGCCGTCGTTATGCCGTGAATACCGGAGAGATCTGACGCAAAAACTCCCGTCGCACGGATGCCCGCGCGACGGGAGTTTTTTATGTCCGAAGTGCTTTTAGTTGGCGAGCGCGAACATCGTTTTGACGTCGGACGCCTTCACCGTTTGCTTGCCGGCATCTGTGTTGACTGTGTAAACGCCGTTATCGAGCGAAAGAAGCGTTCCCGCGATTTGATTTCCATTGTTCAGCGTAAACAGCGTCCGTCCGCTGGCGGCGGGAGCAGCCGCCGGGGCGCCGCCCGCCGTCAAGGCTGGCAGTTGCGTGTCCGCGTTCACATACATCGTGAAAGCGTCGCCTTTATGAATGGTCACATCGCGTCCCTTCACAAATCCGCCGAAGATACCGAACGCCAGAATGCCGCCGACAAGCGCGGCTGAGTTGTCTTTTCCGTGCACGCTGTTTGTGCTGGATCGGAGCGCGACCTTGGATCGATCGGGCAGCAAAATGTAATCGCAAGTAAAGTTCAATTTCCCCGCCTTCCCCCATGCGCCGGGGCGTGACGATTGTGTGACCTGTCCAAAAGCCTGTGAATTGGCGGGGATCAGCAGAATATGCTCCGCGTTATAAATGTCCTGGTCTGTATGGAACGCGACATCCTGCCCAACTTTGGAGTCCCCCGACTTCAACTGTTCGTCCAGCACCATGTGGACCGGCGTTCGCTCGGTCAGCAAATACTTCCCATTCGCCGCCGCCGACGCGATGGCTTCCGCCGATGCCGTAGGGATCACAGCGGGAGCGGCCGCGTCCTTACCGGCGGCTCCGGCAACGTGACCAAAAGCCGTCAATACGGCGACACCCGCGAAGATCAGGGCGGACTGATAAGAATGTTTCAATGCATGTTCCTTGTATGGGAGATAATGTCTGGCTGCTAGGGTAATTACTGTTAGCGTGATGGAATTCCTTCCATCGATTTCAAGGGATAACAGATTATAGAAATAATTACTGAAATCTGGCGGAAGATCGAGTTCGCATTGGTTTGTAATTGACTTATTACAGGAGCATCATGGATAGCTCACAAAAAAAGCCCTCGTCAAAACTGACGAGGGCGATTGCTGCTTCTATGGTGGCCTCGGCGCGATTCGAACGCGCGACCCCTTCCTTCGGAGGGAAGTACTCTAATCCGCTGAGCTACGAAGCCATTGCTGAAAGTCTACCTTTTGTGGGGAATCTTGTCAAGAGGGGCAGGAGTTTGTTTGGCGAGGGGTAAAAATATTTTGAAAATATGCAACTTTTGCGTTGCGTTTTATGGCTGTGCGGGATATAATGCATCTCATGGGTTGCGTAATG from Capsulimonas corticalis harbors:
- a CDS encoding GntR family transcriptional regulator, with product MNPTETPTKKYREVEQVLRREIAEGKWSEDGCLPAAQELAKRFGVANMTIRQAVTALVEEGLLVRVQGKGTFIVEQERLPEAPSTRYPMAMLVPPEWKWVDQYYFGELLDGFQQVLQAGGHRASRHDYDVVDTPGVLEPGTAIACILLEEPHLELVERLRDQGYRVLAVNHYTGRRSIPCVRVNDNQGVEDAVDHLVAKGHERIGFLRGVPANIDATDRLRGFRAAVRRHNLRFTPEMGDDFIESSGYEAAQRLLSSPNPPTALVCASDLSAIGAIRAVRDRGLSVPHDLSVVGYGNFSVADYVIPRLTTIRQPRMELGSAAAEMLIRLANDEAVDDVILPAELMIRESATRPVSVLAAV
- a CDS encoding SOS response-associated peptidase; its protein translation is MCNRYTIGKSKSEIANQFDAMMIAEIDASYNVAPTQQVAIVTQSEKRVLETAKWGLIPSWAKDPKIGAKMTNARAETVAEKPAFRSALARRRCLIPADGFYEWRAQLEGEKGKKQPYYFHLIGGDLFAFAGLWEVWRDPAGDWLKSCSIITTTANEVVEPIHDRMPVILRPEDIDRWLSPEPYETQDLLSMLTPYPAEAMEAYPVGTAVNSPAYNTAEAVLRWNSA
- a CDS encoding DUF6985 domain-containing protein, which encodes MIQDPVFGTIVGDDGIWEAREPVEFLGRLILLLIDADEKAGPTEHQRQRFREFLEKRDTLKPGLEAAIFQYYQDENEMYRTFLAQDEIGEYLPTLTTPEQIWDLTAPVAIHIPRQSPEDQEDMDCDLAIEWSTSWDVEHGLKTCYRNWEIVAVVMP